One stretch of Corallococcus soli DNA includes these proteins:
- the tssH gene encoding type VI secretion system ATPase TssH, with the protein MTPTSTRLLEAAVARASTGRFYEIVVEHLLAQLLEAEDSDVARILSHFQVDRRKLAASVDRALQGMRAGTPGRPVFSETLFQWIEDAWLQASVEQGATRLRSGVLFAQFIARRSRYTAEFFPELDAISRDELMDSLEVVLRPSAETVEAAPPEGTPAGASASAQSGGRGDESLKRFTTSFTGRVREGKIDPIFGRHREIRQMVDILSRRRKNNPILVGEPGVGKTALVEGLAWAIVQGEVPDALKNVELLGLDLGLLQAGAGVRGEFENRLKAVISEVKASPTPIVLFIDEAHTIIGAGGSAGGSDAANLLKPALARGELRTLAATTWSEYKKYFEKDAALERRFQPVKVEEPGVEDAELMLRGLRATYEAAHGVTIRDEAVTAAVRLSQRYISGRQLPDKAVDLLDTAAARVKIEQSTRPDELVALEQQIAGLERERDARSRDLSEGHPGDADAVEQVEARLGAVRDQLATLHGRWETERAGVARLSAARKALATSAPDADRQALKEEVDAASLALARVRGEEPLVHADVDADIVARVVSSWTGVPVGKMRSDLIEAVLSLESKLASRVRGQDAAVRKVAEIIRISQAGIRNPDTPIGVVLFVGPSGVGKTETALALADSLYGGERFMTTLNMSEFQEKHTVSRLIGSPPGYVGYGEGGLLTEAVRQRPYSVVLLDECEKADLEVMNLFYQVFDKGMLTDGEGRAVDFRNTVIILTSNLASDIVMRMFDGDATPTSEQVMAAIRPALSQHFKPALLARMTIVPFGPVQRDVMRQIAEMKLDKLVGRVRAAHGVETTLAPELLDELARRCTESETGARNLEQILQGSLMPALSRELLQKLAGGSVPPRLHIALTAEGDWSLQFSGA; encoded by the coding sequence CTGACGCCCACGTCCACCCGTCTGCTGGAGGCGGCCGTCGCCCGTGCGAGCACCGGACGCTTCTATGAAATCGTCGTCGAGCACCTGCTCGCGCAGCTGCTGGAGGCGGAGGACTCCGACGTCGCGCGCATCCTGAGCCACTTCCAGGTGGACCGGCGCAAGCTGGCCGCCAGCGTGGACCGCGCCCTCCAGGGCATGCGCGCCGGCACCCCGGGCCGGCCCGTGTTCTCCGAGACGCTCTTCCAGTGGATCGAGGACGCGTGGTTGCAGGCGTCGGTGGAACAGGGCGCCACGCGCCTGCGCTCCGGCGTGCTGTTCGCGCAGTTCATCGCCCGGAGGAGCCGCTACACGGCGGAGTTCTTCCCGGAGCTGGACGCCATCTCGCGCGATGAGCTGATGGACTCGCTGGAGGTGGTGCTGCGGCCGTCCGCGGAGACGGTGGAGGCCGCGCCCCCGGAGGGCACGCCCGCGGGCGCCTCCGCGTCAGCGCAGTCCGGGGGGCGTGGGGACGAATCCCTCAAGCGCTTCACCACGTCGTTCACGGGCCGGGTGCGCGAGGGGAAGATCGACCCCATCTTCGGCAGGCACCGGGAGATCCGCCAGATGGTGGACATCCTGTCGCGGCGCCGGAAGAACAACCCCATCCTGGTGGGCGAACCCGGCGTGGGGAAGACGGCGCTGGTGGAGGGCCTGGCGTGGGCCATCGTCCAGGGTGAGGTGCCCGACGCGCTGAAGAACGTGGAGCTGCTGGGCCTGGACCTGGGCCTGTTGCAGGCCGGAGCGGGCGTGCGGGGCGAGTTCGAGAACCGCCTCAAGGCGGTCATCTCCGAGGTGAAGGCCTCCCCCACCCCCATCGTGCTCTTCATCGACGAGGCGCACACCATCATCGGCGCGGGGGGCTCCGCGGGCGGCAGCGACGCGGCGAACCTGCTCAAGCCGGCGCTGGCGCGAGGCGAGCTGCGCACGCTCGCGGCCACCACCTGGAGCGAATACAAGAAGTACTTCGAGAAGGACGCCGCGCTGGAGCGCCGCTTCCAGCCGGTGAAGGTGGAGGAGCCGGGCGTCGAGGACGCGGAGCTGATGCTGCGGGGGCTCCGGGCGACCTACGAGGCCGCGCACGGCGTCACCATCCGCGACGAGGCCGTCACGGCCGCCGTGCGGCTGTCGCAGCGGTACATCTCCGGCCGGCAGCTCCCGGACAAGGCCGTGGACCTGCTGGACACGGCGGCGGCGCGCGTGAAGATTGAACAGTCCACGCGGCCCGATGAGCTGGTGGCCCTGGAGCAGCAGATCGCCGGCCTGGAGCGCGAGCGTGATGCCCGCAGTCGCGATCTGTCGGAAGGCCATCCCGGAGACGCGGACGCGGTGGAGCAGGTGGAGGCCCGGCTGGGGGCGGTGAGGGATCAACTGGCCACGCTGCACGGGCGCTGGGAGACGGAGCGTGCGGGGGTGGCGCGGCTGTCCGCGGCGAGGAAGGCGCTCGCCACGTCGGCGCCGGACGCGGACCGGCAGGCGCTGAAGGAGGAGGTGGACGCGGCGTCGTTGGCGCTGGCCCGGGTGCGCGGCGAGGAGCCCCTGGTCCACGCGGACGTGGACGCGGACATCGTGGCGCGGGTCGTGTCCAGTTGGACGGGCGTGCCCGTGGGCAAGATGCGCAGCGACCTGATTGAAGCGGTGCTGAGCCTGGAGTCGAAGCTGGCCTCGCGTGTGCGGGGACAGGACGCGGCGGTGCGCAAGGTGGCGGAGATCATCCGCATCTCGCAGGCGGGCATCCGCAACCCGGACACGCCCATTGGCGTGGTGCTCTTCGTGGGGCCCAGCGGCGTGGGCAAGACGGAGACGGCGCTGGCGCTGGCCGACAGCCTCTACGGCGGCGAGCGGTTCATGACGACGCTCAACATGAGCGAGTTCCAGGAGAAGCACACCGTGTCGCGGCTCATCGGTTCGCCGCCGGGCTACGTGGGCTATGGCGAGGGCGGCCTGCTGACGGAGGCCGTGCGCCAGCGACCCTACTCCGTGGTGCTGCTCGACGAGTGCGAGAAGGCCGACCTGGAGGTGATGAACCTCTTCTACCAGGTGTTCGACAAGGGAATGCTGACGGACGGCGAGGGCCGCGCCGTGGACTTCCGCAACACGGTCATCATCCTGACGAGCAACCTGGCGTCGGACATCGTGATGCGGATGTTCGACGGGGACGCCACGCCCACGTCCGAACAGGTGATGGCGGCGATCCGCCCGGCGCTGAGCCAGCACTTCAAGCCGGCGCTGCTGGCGCGCATGACCATCGTCCCGTTCGGCCCGGTGCAGCGAGACGTGATGCGGCAGATCGCGGAGATGAAGCTCGACAAGCTGGTGGGCCGCGTGCGCGCGGCGCACGGCGTGGAGACGACGCTGGCGCCGGAGCTGCTGGACGAGCTTGCCCGCCGCTGCACCGAGTCCGAGACGGGCGCCCGCAACCTGGAGCAGATCCTCCAGGGCTCGCTGATGCCGGCGCTGTCCCGGGAGCTGTTGCAGAAGCTGGCGGGCGGCTCGGTTCCGCCCCGCCTGCACATCGCACTGACCGCCGAAGGAGACTGGTCGCTCCAGTTCTCCGGAGCCTGA
- the tssG gene encoding type VI secretion system baseplate subunit TssG yields the protein MAPEERLPAHLVAASRELEEAAPRLGFFPLVAYLERLTEGAVRVGDVGPVSEEMIRFRHDPSLGFSSGDVSSVTLREVPVRAEDAHARRPLFEVATRFLGLTGTVSPLPMYLAEEVAQEDPDHAVRREFLDLFHHRLLSLLYRLETRYRVTSESNTGFTDQWSRRLLALAGFDTYEQHADSKLPISRLLRIVPLLASQVRTAEKLEVALQEALGGDLEGATVTVRQFVGRWVDIDARARLGHSFNQLGRDMLLGGKAFDRTGKMQLAIAPLPPRAYKRLLPDGDLLPMVREVMALFLRDPLEYELELGLTESVSQTFFLSMYDHKASRLGRDTWLGNGHQNRLNVPGA from the coding sequence GTGGCGCCCGAGGAACGGCTCCCAGCGCATCTCGTAGCGGCCAGCCGCGAGCTGGAGGAGGCGGCGCCCCGGCTGGGGTTCTTTCCGCTCGTGGCCTACCTGGAGCGGCTGACGGAGGGCGCCGTGCGGGTGGGCGACGTGGGGCCGGTGAGCGAGGAGATGATCCGCTTCCGGCACGACCCGTCGCTGGGCTTCTCCTCCGGCGACGTGAGCAGCGTCACGCTGCGCGAGGTGCCGGTGCGCGCCGAGGACGCGCACGCCCGCAGGCCGCTCTTCGAGGTCGCCACGCGCTTCCTGGGGCTCACCGGCACGGTCAGCCCGCTGCCCATGTACCTGGCGGAGGAGGTGGCGCAGGAGGATCCGGACCACGCCGTGCGGCGCGAGTTCCTGGACCTCTTCCACCACCGGCTGCTGTCGCTGCTCTACCGGCTGGAGACGCGCTACCGCGTCACCAGCGAATCCAACACGGGCTTCACGGACCAGTGGTCCCGGCGGCTGCTCGCGCTGGCGGGGTTCGACACCTACGAGCAGCACGCCGACAGCAAGCTGCCCATCTCACGGCTCCTGCGCATCGTCCCGCTGCTGGCCAGTCAGGTGCGCACCGCGGAGAAGCTGGAGGTCGCGCTCCAGGAGGCGCTGGGGGGCGACCTGGAGGGGGCCACCGTCACGGTGCGCCAGTTCGTGGGGCGCTGGGTGGACATCGACGCGCGGGCGCGGCTGGGGCATTCGTTCAACCAGCTGGGCCGCGACATGCTGCTGGGGGGCAAGGCGTTTGATCGCACCGGGAAGATGCAGCTCGCCATCGCGCCGCTGCCTCCGCGGGCCTACAAGCGCCTGCTGCCGGACGGCGACCTGTTGCCGATGGTGCGCGAGGTGATGGCGCTCTTCCTGCGGGATCCGCTGGAGTACGAACTGGAGCTGGGGCTCACGGAGAGCGTCAGCCAGACCTTCTTCCTGTCCATGTACGACCACAAGGCCTCGCGGCTTGGCCGGGACACCTGGCTGGGCAACGGCCACCAGAACCGGCTGAACGTTCCGGGCGCGTGA